From the genome of Bacteroidia bacterium:
ACATTATGTCTAATTGCACAATTGGCGAGGGTTCCAACATCGGTCAAAACGTAGTTATTTCGCCTGATGTGGTGCTTGGCAAAAATGTAAAAGTGCAAAACAATGTTTCTATTTATACGGGCGTAACGTGTGCGGACGATGTTTTTTTGGGTCCGTCGATGGTATTTACCAATGTGACTAATCCACGCAGCGCTGTCAATCGTAAAAATCAATATGCCAAAACGCATGTTGGAAAAGGAGCATCTATTGGTGCCAACGCAACTATTGTTTGCGGACACGATATTGGCGAATTTGCCTTTATTGGTGCGGGTGCTGTGGTTACAAAAAATGTTCCTGCTTATTCTTTATGGGTCGGAAATCCTGCCAAACAAATTGGTTGGATGAGTGAATTCGGACATCGTTTGGATTTTAAAAATGGCATCGCGGTTTGTCCAGAAAGTAAGGAAAAATACAAATTAGAAATCGGAAAAGTAAGCAAGATAGTGGAGTAATTTCCCGTATTAATTCAATCAAAATGACTAAAATAAAATTCGCCATTGTTGGTCAAGGACACATCGGAAAACGCCATGCGGAGATGATTCGCAGAAACGAAGAATGTGAACTCGTTGCCGTTTGTGATATTCAAGATAAAAGCAAATTAGGATTATCTGAATTGAAAGAAAAATTTTTCAATTCGATTGAAGAAATGTTGGTGTCTAATTTAGAAATTGATGTCGTAAATATTGCTACACCAAACGGATTGCACGCGAAACATGCGTTGCTTGCGCTAGATGCAAAAAAACACATTGTGTGCGAAAAGCCGATGGCACTTCACAAAGCAGATTGCGAAGCCATTATTTATAAATCGTTGCAAGTAAATAAAAATGTTTTTTGCGTGATGCAAAATCGTTATTCGCCGCCATCTGTATGGATAAAAGAGCTCATCGAAACAAAAAAAATGGGTGATATTTATATGGTGCAGTTGAATTGTTATTGGAATCGCGACGAGCGTTATTATAAAAAAGGCGGCTGGAAAGGCACGCAGGATTTAGATGGCGGAACTTTGTTCACGCAATTTTCTCATTTTATAGATATCATGTATTGGCTTTTTGGCGATATCAAAGACATTCAGGCGAAGTTCAATGATTTTACACACGCTAATTCTACTGATTTTGAAGACAGCGGTTTTGTTACTTTTAATTTCGCGAATGGCGGAATGGGAAGTATTAATTATTCCACGGCTGTTTGGGATAGCAATTTAGAAAGTAGCATTACGATTATCGGAAAAAAAGGGAGCGTGAAGATTGGCGGGCAATACATGAACGAAGTAGAATATTGTCACATCGAAAATTATACTTTGCCAGAATTGGCGCCAACCAATCCGGGCAATGATTACGGGACTTACAAAGGTTCGGCAGCCAATCATCATTATATTATTGAAAATGTGGTGGATACGCTAAAAAATAGGAAAACCATTACTACCAACGCTTTAGAAGGGATGAAAGTGGTGGAGATGATTGAACGTATTTACGCTTTGCGAAAAGACAATCGAAAAAAATAATTTTTCAAGACTGAAAATATGTATAAAAAACTCCTCAAAAAAGAAGCGAAATTAGCCGTTATTGGCTTGGGATACGTAGGATTGCCCATTGCACTGGCTTTTGCAAAAAAAATTAAAGTCATCGGATTCGACATCAACGAGGCACGCGTAAACATGATGAAGAAAGGAATTGATCCGAGTCAAGAACTTGATAAGTCGGCGTTTAAAGGCTGTGACATTGAATTTACCGCTTCGATTGATGTGTTGAAAAAAGCAAATTTTTTCATTGTAGCCGTGCCAACGCCGATTGACGAACATAATTTACCTGATTTAAAACCTCTGATTGGCGCGTCTAAATCTGTTGGGAAAGCATTGAAAAAGGGAGATTATGTGGTGTATGAATCCACTGTTTATCCAGGTTGTACGGAAGAAGATTGCATTCCGATTTTGGAAGAAATTTCGAAATTGAAATTCAAAAAAGATTTTAAAGTGGGATATTCTCCAGAACGTATCAATCCAGGCGATAAGGAACATACGATTACAAAAATTTTAAAAGTTGTTTCGGGATGTGATGAGGAATCCTTGGAAGAAATTGCGAAAACCTATCAAATTATTGTGGAACCAGGCGTTCACAAAGCACCTTCCATTAAAGTAGCAGAAGCCGCTAAAATCATTGAAAACACCCAGCGAGATGTAAATATTGCTTTGATGAATGAACTTTCCATCATCTTCAATAAAATGAATATTAATACGTATGATGTGTTGGAAGCTGCGGGAACAAAATGGAATTTCTTGAAATTTTCTCCAGGACTTGTTGGTGGACACTGCATTGGCGTGGATCCATATTATTTAACGCACAAAGCGGAAGCCTTGGGTTATCACTCGCGCGTAATTAATTCCGGCAGATACGTAAACGATTCGATGGGGTTTTATGTCGCAAAAAATACCGTAAAAAAAATAATTGCAGCTGGAAAAAATATTTCTCAAGCCAAGGTTTTAGTGATGGGCGCTACGTTTAAAGAAAATGTGAGCGACATCCGAAATTCTAAAATTGCAGATGTGGTGAAAGAATTAAAATCGTATTCGGTAAAAGTAGAAGTAACGGATCCGTATGCGGATTCAAAGGAATTGGATCACGAATACGGTTTCGGGTTGGTAAAAAATATAGGTAAAAATTACGACGCTGTTATCATCGCGGTTAATCACAAAGAGTATTTGAATTTAGATGAAAAATATTTTAAATCTATTTTGTCTAAAAATCCTGTGTTGATTGATGTGAAAGGGATGTACAGAAATAAAATGAAAAATATTACCTATTGGGGATTGTAGAGTGGTTACGAATTACAAATCAATACGAATTTACCAATAGAGAGTGGTTACGAATTACAAATCAACACGAATTTACGAATAGCAAATTATTATAATTCTTAGATGAAAAAAATTTTAATCACTGGAGGTGCCGGATTTATTGGTTCTCACGTAGTTCGTTTGTTTGTAAATAAATATCCGGATTATCATATTGTGAATTTAGATATGCTCACGTACGCTGGCAATCTCGCTAATTTAAAGGATATTGAAAAAAAATCGAATTACGAATTTGTAAAAGGTGATATTGTTAATGCTAATTTTATTTCGAATTTATTTGAGAAAAATAATTTTTTTGGCGTTGTTCATTTAGCCGCTGAAAGCCACGTAGACAGAAGTATTTCCAATCCTTTGGAATTTGTAATGACGAATGTAATCGGCACCGTAAATTTATTGAACGCTGCAAAAAGCAGTTGGAAAAATAATTTTTCAGAGCATCGTTTTTATCATGTTTCCACAGATGAAGTGTATGGCTCTTTGGGTGAAACAGGAATGTTTACGGAAAAAACTTCATATGATCCACACAGTCCGTATTCCGCATCCAAAGCGAGTTCCGACCATTTTGTGCGCGCGTATCACGATACTTTTCAATTGCCTATTGTAATTTCGAATTGCTCCAACAATTACGGATCTTTTCATTTTCCAGAAAAATTAATTCCACTTTCCATTCACAATATAAAAAATAACAAAGCCATTCCTATTTACGGAAAAGGTGAGAATGTGCGTGATTGGCTGTTTGTAGAAGATCATGCACGCGCCATTGATACTATTTTCCATCATGGAAAAAATGGAGAAACGTATAATATTGGTGGAAATAATGAATGGACAAATATCGATTTAATTCGTTTGTTGTGTAAAATTATGGACAAGAAATTAAATCGTGCAGAAGGTGAATCAGCAAAGCTGATAACGTTTGTGAAAGACCGTGCTGGACATGATTTGCGCTATGCGATTGATTCTTCAAAACTTCAAAAGGAATTGGATTGGAAACCGAGTTTACAATTTGAAGAAGGCTTGGAAAAAACCGTTGATTGGTATTTGAAAAACGAAGTGTGGTTGAACAATGTAACTTCTGGAGATTATCAGAAATACTACGAAAATCAATACGTTAAAAGATAATTCTTTCGTTTCGAGTTTATGAAAATATTCTTTAAAATTTTTATTTAAAATCTGAAACAAATCGTGTACGCTACTAAATTTCATTCAAACG
Proteins encoded in this window:
- a CDS encoding acyltransferase encodes the protein MEKDFFAHPSAFIDEGCKIAKGVKIWHFSHIMSNCTIGEGSNIGQNVVISPDVVLGKNVKVQNNVSIYTGVTCADDVFLGPSMVFTNVTNPRSAVNRKNQYAKTHVGKGASIGANATIVCGHDIGEFAFIGAGAVVTKNVPAYSLWVGNPAKQIGWMSEFGHRLDFKNGIAVCPESKEKYKLEIGKVSKIVE
- a CDS encoding nucleotide sugar dehydrogenase; the protein is MYKKLLKKEAKLAVIGLGYVGLPIALAFAKKIKVIGFDINEARVNMMKKGIDPSQELDKSAFKGCDIEFTASIDVLKKANFFIVAVPTPIDEHNLPDLKPLIGASKSVGKALKKGDYVVYESTVYPGCTEEDCIPILEEISKLKFKKDFKVGYSPERINPGDKEHTITKILKVVSGCDEESLEEIAKTYQIIVEPGVHKAPSIKVAEAAKIIENTQRDVNIALMNELSIIFNKMNINTYDVLEAAGTKWNFLKFSPGLVGGHCIGVDPYYLTHKAEALGYHSRVINSGRYVNDSMGFYVAKNTVKKIIAAGKNISQAKVLVMGATFKENVSDIRNSKIADVVKELKSYSVKVEVTDPYADSKELDHEYGFGLVKNIGKNYDAVIIAVNHKEYLNLDEKYFKSILSKNPVLIDVKGMYRNKMKNITYWGL
- the rfbB gene encoding dTDP-glucose 4,6-dehydratase, which produces MKKILITGGAGFIGSHVVRLFVNKYPDYHIVNLDMLTYAGNLANLKDIEKKSNYEFVKGDIVNANFISNLFEKNNFFGVVHLAAESHVDRSISNPLEFVMTNVIGTVNLLNAAKSSWKNNFSEHRFYHVSTDEVYGSLGETGMFTEKTSYDPHSPYSASKASSDHFVRAYHDTFQLPIVISNCSNNYGSFHFPEKLIPLSIHNIKNNKAIPIYGKGENVRDWLFVEDHARAIDTIFHHGKNGETYNIGGNNEWTNIDLIRLLCKIMDKKLNRAEGESAKLITFVKDRAGHDLRYAIDSSKLQKELDWKPSLQFEEGLEKTVDWYLKNEVWLNNVTSGDYQKYYENQYVKR
- a CDS encoding Gfo/Idh/MocA family oxidoreductase, encoding MTKIKFAIVGQGHIGKRHAEMIRRNEECELVAVCDIQDKSKLGLSELKEKFFNSIEEMLVSNLEIDVVNIATPNGLHAKHALLALDAKKHIVCEKPMALHKADCEAIIYKSLQVNKNVFCVMQNRYSPPSVWIKELIETKKMGDIYMVQLNCYWNRDERYYKKGGWKGTQDLDGGTLFTQFSHFIDIMYWLFGDIKDIQAKFNDFTHANSTDFEDSGFVTFNFANGGMGSINYSTAVWDSNLESSITIIGKKGSVKIGGQYMNEVEYCHIENYTLPELAPTNPGNDYGTYKGSAANHHYIIENVVDTLKNRKTITTNALEGMKVVEMIERIYALRKDNRKK